One stretch of Pseudomonas fluorescens Q2-87 DNA includes these proteins:
- a CDS encoding HlyD family type I secretion periplasmic adaptor subunit — MHTDQEVTLTASLSRHLRWGAISLVVLLGGGLTWAVCTNLSGAVIATGVVAVEGSVKTIQHPTGGVVAELLVKEGQAVAAGDVLLRLDATLPAASQAIVSKSLNQAWARLARLEAERDNASEVAIPQELLTRMSVDEAKAVMAIEQQLFLDRRASREGQKKQLRERVQQLNETIAGHDIQQKTKQEEIELIDSEYQAVKKLFDKGMMTLDRVNALARGIARLRGERGQLMASIAEARGKIAETELQRLQVDQTFRSEVSQELRDLLARQGELIEREITASDQLKRVDIISPIAGRVQQLAVHTIGGVISPAEGLMQIVPADDELLVEAKISAQDIDQLTVGQSAILRLSAFNRSTTPELTGTVVRLSADLIQDERTGIGFYRAGIKIPKSELAKLQGLALVPGMPVESMIQTGSRNVMSYLLKPISDHAQRAFREG; from the coding sequence ATGCATACCGATCAAGAAGTCACCCTGACCGCTTCCTTGTCCCGTCATCTGCGCTGGGGGGCGATCTCATTGGTGGTGCTGCTCGGTGGAGGGTTGACCTGGGCGGTGTGCACCAATCTGTCCGGCGCAGTGATCGCCACGGGCGTGGTGGCTGTGGAGGGGAGCGTCAAGACTATCCAGCATCCTACCGGCGGCGTCGTCGCCGAACTCCTGGTCAAGGAAGGGCAGGCAGTCGCTGCGGGGGACGTGCTGTTGCGCCTCGATGCCACATTGCCCGCTGCCAGCCAGGCCATCGTCAGTAAATCATTGAACCAGGCCTGGGCCCGTCTGGCTCGCCTGGAGGCCGAGCGGGACAATGCCAGCGAAGTGGCGATACCCCAAGAGTTGTTGACCCGCATGAGTGTGGATGAGGCCAAGGCTGTAATGGCCATCGAGCAGCAACTGTTCCTCGACCGCCGGGCTTCCCGCGAAGGCCAGAAGAAGCAGCTGCGTGAGCGTGTCCAGCAGCTCAACGAAACCATTGCCGGCCACGACATCCAGCAGAAAACCAAGCAAGAAGAAATCGAGCTGATCGACAGCGAATACCAGGCCGTCAAGAAACTGTTCGACAAAGGCATGATGACCCTCGACCGGGTCAATGCCTTGGCCCGGGGGATTGCCCGGCTGCGTGGGGAGCGGGGCCAGCTGATGGCCTCCATTGCCGAAGCGCGGGGCAAGATCGCCGAAACCGAATTGCAACGCCTTCAGGTTGACCAGACCTTCCGCAGTGAGGTGTCCCAGGAGTTGCGTGATCTGCTTGCCCGGCAGGGTGAGTTGATCGAGCGGGAAATCACTGCCAGCGACCAGCTCAAGCGCGTCGACATCATCTCGCCTATTGCCGGCCGCGTGCAGCAATTGGCGGTGCACACCATTGGCGGCGTGATTTCCCCTGCCGAAGGGTTGATGCAAATCGTCCCCGCCGATGATGAATTGCTGGTGGAGGCGAAAATCAGCGCCCAGGACATCGATCAACTGACGGTCGGGCAGTCGGCAATCTTGCGATTGAGCGCCTTCAACCGCAGCACCACGCCGGAACTGACCGGCACCGTGGTGCGCCTGTCAGCGGACTTGATTCAGGACGAACGTACCGGAATTGGCTTTTACCGGGCGGGCATCAAGATTCCTAAAAGTGAGTTGGCAAAACTCCAAGGGCTTGCCCTGGTGCCGGGGATGCCCGTGGAGTCGATGATCCAGACCGGCTCCAGGAACGTCATGTCTTATTTGCTTAAACCGATCAGCGATCATGCTCAGCGGGCCTTCCGGGAAGGATGA
- a CDS encoding flagellar hook-associated protein 3, producing MRISTAQYYAQTAANYQRNFNNVVKTAEQASSGVKLETAADDPVGAARLLQLDQQKAMLGQYTTNISTLNTAQAQEEAVLDSINNVLQKVSELTVRAGGGSLNDDDRKSIAAELGASEDQLLSLMNSKDANGKFIFSGASNNTEPFVRNSDGTYSYQGDQTQLQLKIGDSMSLGLNDTGWDVFQQAVNASRSTSTMTAPAVDDGRVALSKGLVTSGPSFDANFRSGQPYTLSFTSSTQFVITDGLGNDVTAEASQAGVFDPKKEGGSDINFRGVLFKLDITFQPGDNPADSAAADAVIAGHSFQLAAKPDSFVANRAPGNGSTAVVSQASVTNAADYKSFFPEGGAVLKFTSPTTFDLYARPLTSTSTPVSSGAVAAGVATAAGVSFTLGGGAPAAGDQFDVAVNTHQTQNVLDTISQLRQALQTPTQGNATAQRSLEDTIASALSNLSSAKNQVDLARGAIGARGNVMDMQSEQNQSTSLINDSTQNGIKNTDPAEVLTRLTLQQTMLQAAQLAFSKISQLGLFNKL from the coding sequence ATGCGTATTTCTACAGCACAATACTATGCACAGACGGCGGCCAACTATCAGCGCAACTTCAACAACGTGGTCAAGACCGCCGAGCAGGCCAGCAGTGGCGTAAAGCTGGAAACGGCAGCCGATGATCCTGTCGGTGCGGCCCGCCTGCTGCAACTCGATCAGCAAAAAGCCATGCTCGGCCAGTACACCACCAACATCAGTACGCTGAACACCGCCCAAGCCCAGGAAGAAGCCGTCCTGGACAGCATCAACAATGTGCTGCAAAAGGTCAGTGAGTTGACCGTGCGTGCCGGTGGCGGCTCGTTGAACGATGACGATCGCAAGTCCATTGCCGCCGAACTCGGTGCGTCGGAAGACCAGCTACTGAGCCTGATGAACAGCAAGGATGCCAACGGTAAATTCATTTTTTCCGGCGCCAGCAACAACACTGAGCCTTTCGTGCGCAACAGCGATGGCACCTACAGCTATCAGGGCGACCAGACTCAGTTGCAACTGAAGATCGGTGACTCGATGTCGCTGGGGCTCAACGATACCGGCTGGGACGTGTTCCAACAGGCAGTCAACGCCAGTCGCAGCACTTCGACAATGACCGCGCCGGCGGTCGATGACGGTCGCGTAGCCCTGTCCAAAGGCTTGGTCACGTCGGGTCCGAGCTTCGATGCGAACTTCCGCAGCGGCCAACCCTACACGCTGTCGTTTACCAGCAGTACGCAGTTCGTGATTACCGATGGCTTGGGTAATGACGTGACCGCCGAGGCGAGTCAGGCTGGGGTGTTCGATCCGAAGAAAGAAGGCGGTTCCGACATCAATTTCCGAGGTGTGTTGTTCAAGCTGGACATCACTTTCCAGCCCGGTGACAACCCCGCTGACTCCGCCGCTGCCGACGCGGTGATTGCCGGCCACAGCTTCCAGTTGGCAGCCAAGCCAGACAGCTTTGTCGCCAACCGTGCCCCGGGCAACGGATCGACGGCTGTGGTCAGCCAGGCCTCGGTGACGAACGCAGCGGACTACAAGAGCTTTTTCCCGGAAGGCGGAGCAGTTCTCAAATTCACCAGCCCGACAACGTTCGACCTGTACGCCCGGCCTTTAACCAGCACCAGCACGCCGGTTTCTTCCGGCGCCGTGGCGGCGGGTGTAGCGACAGCAGCAGGTGTCAGCTTTACTCTCGGTGGCGGCGCACCCGCTGCAGGCGATCAGTTTGATGTGGCGGTCAATACCCACCAGACCCAGAACGTGCTCGACACCATCAGTCAGTTGCGCCAGGCACTGCAGACGCCGACGCAGGGCAACGCCACTGCACAACGGTCCCTGGAAGACACTATCGCCTCGGCCCTGTCCAACCTGAGCAGCGCCAAGAATCAGGTCGACCTGGCCCGGGGCGCCATCGGTGCCCGGGGTAATGTGATGGACATGCAGAGCGAGCAGAACCAGAGCACCAGCCTGATCAACGATTCGACCCAGAACGGCATCAAGAACACCGATCCTGCGGAAGTACTGACCCGCCTGACGTTGCAACAGACCATGCTTCAAGCGGCGCAATTGGCCTTCTCGAAGATTTCCCAGTTGGGCCTGTTCAATAAGCTTTGA
- a CDS encoding type I secretion system permease/ATPase yields the protein MKPHNAVSAPIVAPSLKSLLRRGLLGAALFSGVINILALIGPVFMLEVYDRVIPSQSVPTLIALGLLALGVYALSGLLDVIRSRVMVRIASSLDLALSTQVFKVIAGASLKTPITGDALKPAQELDQIRNFIGGPGLVAFFDLPWMPVYLAVCFYIHPLFGLLAAGLMVILIALTVTTDRQTRKLMQASADALNKRNHLGQQAHQNAEALKAMGMLANTSNVWQKNHSTFITLQRRSIDIGGFYGGISKTLRQIVQSSALALGAWLVIKGDMSGGTMIAASIIVARTLAPAEQVIATWRSLLGAQIAWKKLLEVFSMFPDAQSKTELPVAHRSLQVESIFAAPPGAQRLTLQNINFMVAAGTAVGVVGPSASGKSSLARVLVNAWAPARGHVRLDGAPLDLLTEQARGKLIGYLPQSVGLFTGTVAQNIARLDPSALDSAIVSAAQLAGVHELILQLPQGYETQVGEGGVNLSAGQRQRVALARALFGDPFLVVLDEPNSNLDAEGEQALAKAILALKARGAIVVVIAHRTNILAVIDQVLILENGVQVAYGPRDVVLKRPPVAPPKPSNNVVELGASN from the coding sequence TTGAAACCCCATAACGCCGTCAGTGCGCCTATTGTCGCGCCTTCATTGAAATCGTTACTGCGTCGGGGCCTGCTCGGCGCTGCGCTGTTCTCCGGTGTGATCAATATTCTGGCGCTGATTGGCCCGGTGTTCATGTTGGAAGTGTATGACCGGGTCATTCCGAGCCAGAGCGTGCCGACATTGATAGCGCTGGGTTTGCTGGCGTTGGGGGTCTATGCGCTTTCGGGGTTGCTGGATGTCATTCGCTCCCGTGTCATGGTGCGAATCGCTTCTTCGCTGGATCTGGCACTGTCCACCCAGGTCTTCAAGGTGATTGCCGGTGCGTCGCTGAAAACGCCGATTACTGGCGATGCCCTGAAACCGGCCCAGGAACTGGACCAGATCCGGAACTTCATAGGCGGTCCGGGTCTGGTGGCGTTTTTCGATTTGCCCTGGATGCCGGTTTACCTCGCGGTGTGCTTTTACATTCATCCGCTGTTCGGTCTTTTGGCCGCCGGCCTGATGGTCATCCTCATCGCGCTGACCGTAACCACTGACCGGCAAACCCGCAAACTGATGCAGGCTTCGGCTGATGCACTGAACAAGCGCAATCATCTGGGCCAGCAAGCCCACCAGAACGCCGAGGCCCTCAAGGCCATGGGCATGTTGGCTAACACGTCGAATGTCTGGCAGAAGAATCACAGCACCTTCATCACCCTGCAACGACGCTCGATCGACATCGGTGGTTTTTACGGTGGCATTTCCAAAACCCTGCGCCAGATCGTCCAGTCGTCCGCCCTGGCGCTGGGGGCGTGGCTGGTGATCAAGGGGGACATGAGCGGCGGCACGATGATCGCAGCCTCGATTATTGTGGCGCGGACCCTGGCGCCGGCGGAGCAGGTGATTGCCACGTGGCGCAGCCTGTTGGGTGCCCAGATTGCTTGGAAGAAGTTGCTGGAAGTGTTTTCCATGTTCCCGGATGCCCAGAGCAAGACCGAGCTGCCCGTTGCCCATCGCAGTTTGCAGGTCGAAAGTATTTTTGCTGCGCCGCCCGGCGCGCAGCGCCTGACCTTGCAGAATATAAACTTCATGGTCGCCGCAGGCACCGCCGTTGGCGTGGTGGGGCCGAGTGCATCGGGCAAGTCGTCATTGGCGCGCGTGCTGGTCAACGCCTGGGCGCCGGCGCGGGGGCATGTCCGGCTCGATGGGGCGCCGTTGGACCTGCTGACCGAGCAGGCTCGCGGCAAGCTGATCGGTTATCTGCCGCAGAGCGTTGGTTTGTTCACTGGAACCGTCGCCCAGAACATCGCCCGGCTAGATCCTTCGGCACTGGACAGCGCGATTGTCAGCGCTGCGCAATTGGCCGGGGTTCATGAGCTGATCCTGCAGTTACCCCAAGGCTATGAAACCCAAGTGGGCGAGGGTGGGGTCAACCTCTCGGCCGGCCAACGCCAACGGGTGGCCCTGGCCAGGGCATTGTTTGGTGATCCGTTCCTGGTGGTCTTGGACGAGCCGAATTCAAACCTCGATGCCGAAGGCGAACAGGCGCTGGCCAAGGCCATCCTGGCGCTCAAGGCCCGTGGCGCAATCGTGGTGGTGATTGCCCATCGCACCAATATTCTGGCAGTGATCGATCAGGTACTGATCCTCGAAAACGGCGTGCAAGTCGCTTACGGCCCCAGGGATGTCGTCCTTAAACGACCTCCCGTAGCGCCTCCCAAGCCTTCCAATAATGTGGTGGAACTGGGAGCGTCGAACTGA
- a CDS encoding beta strand repeat-containing protein yields the protein MAVINGTSGTDTLVGTTSADQLYGLEGNDSLSGGDGNDWLEGGAGADVLNGGTGTDTASYSNSALGVTVNLITGVGLDGDAQGDTLAGIEVVVGSSFNDTLISQTNGHSLQGGSGDDVYLVSGIGVTVYEIAGGGNDEVRTTLGDLTLAANVERLTYTGTGNFIGRGNAADNVISGGAGNDLLIGGNGADQLNGGAGIDIVSYEDSAGVTLNLKTGVHTGFAAGDTFSGVETFRGSTAGDTFYASAAADNLDGYTGTDILSYVQSDQGINITITSAAVGTGQGGDAQGDTFNSFERIIGSNYDDVFNSAVGSTDFWGGGGNDLYIINGTASQFVREFAGGGDDEVRTNQANVTLAAEVERMTYTGASSFTGRGNASDNVITGGAGNDLLFGGDGADQLIGGAGADIVSYEDAGSVTLNLKTGVHTGFAKGDTFTGIETFRGSTSDDTFYASAAADNLDGYTGTDMLSYTQSEQGVSIALTSATTGIGSGGDAQGDTFSGFERITGSNYDDVFSTTLGVTEFYGGGGDDVYIFNGAANHTVREFAGGGDDEVRSNQANVTLTSEVERLTFTGTGNFRGTGNASDNIINGGTGNDTLIGGNGADQLIGGAGVDTVSYEDSGGVTLNLKTGVHTGFAKGDTFSGIETFRGSTIDDTFYASAAADTLDGYSGTDMLSYSQSEQGVSITMTSATSGTGLGGDAQGDTFSGFEKITGSSYDDVFSTTFNATEFYGGGGNDVYIINAPSQIVREFAGGGDDEVRTNYATVALATEVERLTYTGASNFTGRGNASDNIITGGAGNDLLIGGNGADQLIGGAGVDIVSYEDSGGVTLNLKTGVHTGFAKGDTFSGIETFRGSTIDDTFYASAAADNLDGYSGTDMLSYSQSEQGVNITMTSATAGVGLGGDAQGDTFNGFERITGSNYDDVFSTTFNTTEFYGGGGNDVYVINAPSQLVRELAGGGDDEVRTNYATVALATEVERLTYTGASNFTGRGNASDNVITGGAGNDLLIGGNGADQLIGGAGIDIASYEDSGGVTLNLKTGVHTGFAKGDTFSDIETFRGSTIDDTFYASAAADTLDGYSGTDMLSYTQSEQGVSITMTSATAGMGSGGDAQGDTFSSFERITGSNYDDVFSTTLGTNEFYGGGGNDLYIINGTASQFVRESAGGGDDEVRTNQTNVTLATEVERLTFTGTGNFIGRGNVSDNIITSGAGNDLLFGGAGADKFFGGEGADTVSYADSTAGVTINIQTGIHTGIAAGDTYDSIESITGSNFSDVFVGDAGINVFNGGTGMDMLSFASESSGITLDLSAPLLTGVAAGDSYTSIEIFQGTAQADTFTGSAGAAENFIGGGGADTLNGSGLGDGAWYLTSSAGVQIDLLAGTTSGGDAQGDVLANIDNLIGSQFSDTLTGNANANKLEGGAGDDLLYGGDGDDFIYGGTVTDTSALALPPSGNEADTLLGGNGNDTMRSSNYDTGSVLYGEAGNDSLTVTSGIADGGDGSDTLTGNGYGYQLRGGAGFDTFNMNASGEAYGGEGGDTYRVQSSSSVLIKDDGTSGRDLIQLLNIKSYADVMVQTDGTNAFIFNAVEWNAGHQDNAVILADWYAGSNTIESFQTANGDTFTIPV from the coding sequence ATGGCAGTGATTAATGGGACATCGGGTACGGACACTCTGGTTGGTACTACGAGTGCGGATCAGCTATATGGGTTGGAAGGAAACGACTCGCTGAGCGGTGGAGACGGCAACGATTGGCTAGAGGGCGGGGCGGGGGCTGACGTGCTGAATGGCGGAACCGGCACCGATACGGCGTCCTATTCGAATTCAGCCCTAGGAGTCACTGTAAACCTGATTACCGGGGTTGGCCTGGATGGGGATGCGCAGGGCGATACATTGGCCGGCATCGAAGTCGTGGTGGGCTCGTCTTTCAACGACACGCTGATCTCCCAGACCAATGGACATTCCCTACAGGGGGGGAGCGGTGACGACGTATACCTCGTCAGTGGGATAGGCGTGACTGTCTACGAGATAGCTGGCGGGGGAAACGATGAAGTACGTACGACGCTCGGGGACCTGACGTTGGCGGCCAACGTTGAGCGCCTGACCTACACCGGCACGGGCAACTTCATCGGTCGGGGCAACGCTGCGGACAACGTCATCAGCGGCGGTGCGGGTAACGACCTCCTGATCGGTGGCAATGGTGCGGACCAGCTGAATGGCGGCGCTGGGATTGACATCGTCAGTTACGAAGATTCGGCCGGCGTGACCCTGAACCTGAAAACCGGCGTACACACCGGTTTCGCAGCGGGCGATACATTCAGCGGCGTCGAAACCTTTCGGGGATCGACCGCTGGCGACACGTTCTATGCCAGTGCTGCTGCCGACAACCTGGATGGTTATACGGGGACCGATATTCTTTCCTACGTGCAGTCGGACCAGGGCATCAATATCACGATAACTTCCGCAGCAGTGGGGACCGGTCAGGGGGGAGATGCGCAAGGCGACACGTTCAATAGCTTTGAGAGAATTATCGGTTCGAACTATGACGATGTATTCAATAGCGCAGTAGGCAGTACCGATTTCTGGGGCGGTGGCGGTAATGACCTATACATTATCAACGGCACTGCTAGTCAGTTTGTGCGGGAGTTTGCTGGTGGCGGTGACGATGAAGTGCGAACTAACCAAGCTAACGTGACACTGGCGGCGGAGGTCGAACGCATGACCTATACCGGCGCGAGCAGTTTCACTGGCCGCGGCAACGCTTCGGATAACGTCATCACCGGGGGGGCGGGTAACGATCTTTTGTTCGGTGGTGATGGTGCGGACCAATTGATTGGCGGTGCCGGCGCTGACATCGTTAGCTATGAGGACGCAGGCAGCGTGACCCTAAACCTGAAAACCGGCGTACACACAGGTTTTGCGAAGGGGGATACGTTTACCGGTATTGAAACGTTTAGAGGCTCTACATCTGACGATACTTTTTACGCCAGCGCCGCTGCTGACAACCTGGATGGTTATACGGGTACCGACATGCTCTCCTACACGCAATCGGAACAGGGCGTGAGCATCGCCTTGACCTCTGCTACGACAGGGATCGGGTCTGGGGGCGATGCCCAAGGCGACACGTTCAGTGGCTTCGAGAGAATTACCGGTTCGAACTATGATGATGTATTCAGTACCACGCTTGGCGTTACTGAGTTTTATGGTGGTGGCGGCGACGACGTTTATATCTTCAATGGCGCTGCTAACCACACTGTGCGGGAGTTTGCCGGTGGCGGTGACGATGAGGTACGTAGCAATCAGGCCAACGTGACCCTGACCTCGGAAGTCGAGCGCTTGACCTTTACTGGAACGGGTAATTTTCGTGGAACTGGCAACGCCTCGGATAACATCATCAACGGCGGCACCGGTAACGATACCCTGATCGGTGGTAACGGTGCGGACCAACTGATTGGCGGTGCTGGCGTTGACACCGTCAGTTACGAAGACTCGGGTGGCGTGACGCTGAATCTGAAAACCGGCGTACACACCGGGTTTGCGAAAGGCGACACCTTCAGTGGTATCGAGACTTTTCGAGGCTCGACCATCGACGACACGTTTTATGCTAGTGCCGCGGCTGACACCCTGGACGGTTATTCCGGTACTGACATGCTGTCTTATTCGCAGTCGGAACAGGGCGTGAGCATCACCATGACCTCTGCGACGTCGGGGACTGGGTTGGGTGGCGACGCTCAGGGTGATACGTTCAGTGGCTTTGAAAAAATTACCGGCTCCAGCTATGACGATGTATTCAGCACCACGTTTAACGCGACTGAATTTTATGGCGGTGGCGGTAATGACGTTTACATCATCAATGCTCCCAGCCAAATCGTGCGGGAGTTTGCCGGTGGCGGTGACGATGAGGTGCGCACCAATTATGCCACCGTGGCCTTGGCTACAGAGGTAGAGCGCCTCACCTATACCGGCGCAAGCAACTTTACCGGCCGCGGCAATGCCTCGGACAACATCATCACCGGTGGCGCGGGCAACGACCTTCTGATCGGTGGTAACGGTGCGGACCAACTGATTGGCGGTGCCGGCGTTGACATCGTCAGTTACGAAGACTCGGGTGGCGTGACCCTGAACTTGAAAACCGGCGTACATACCGGGTTTGCGAAAGGCGACACCTTCAGTGGTATCGAGACGTTTCGAGGCTCGACGATCGACGACACGTTTTATGCCAGTGCCGCGGCTGACAACCTGGACGGCTACTCCGGTACAGACATGCTGTCTTATTCGCAGTCGGAACAGGGCGTGAACATCACCATGACCTCTGCTACAGCGGGGGTTGGATTGGGGGGCGATGCTCAGGGCGACACGTTCAATGGCTTTGAGAGGATTACTGGTTCCAACTATGACGATGTATTCAGCACCACTTTTAATACGACTGAGTTTTATGGCGGTGGTGGTAACGATGTTTATGTCATCAATGCTCCCAGTCAACTTGTGCGAGAGTTGGCCGGTGGCGGTGACGATGAGGTGCGCACCAATTATGCCACCGTGGCCCTGGCGACAGAGGTGGAGCGTCTCACCTATACCGGCGCAAGCAACTTTACTGGTCGCGGCAACGCCTCGGACAACGTCATTACCGGTGGTGCGGGTAACGATCTGCTGATTGGTGGTAACGGAGCGGATCAATTGATTGGCGGCGCGGGTATTGACATCGCGAGTTACGAAGATTCAGGTGGCGTAACGCTGAATCTAAAAACCGGCGTACACACCGGGTTTGCAAAGGGCGATACCTTCAGCGATATCGAAACGTTCCGAGGCTCAACCATCGACGACACGTTTTATGCCAGTGCCGCAGCTGACACCCTGGACGGTTATTCCGGTACTGACATGCTCTCTTACACGCAGTCGGAACAGGGGGTGAGCATCACCATGACCTCTGCTACGGCGGGGATGGGGTCGGGTGGCGATGCCCAAGGCGACACGTTCAGTAGCTTCGAAAGAATTACCGGCTCGAACTATGACGATGTCTTCAGCACCACACTGGGTACGAACGAATTTTACGGTGGTGGCGGTAACGATCTTTACATCATCAACGGCACAGCCAGCCAGTTCGTTCGGGAATCTGCCGGTGGCGGTGACGATGAAGTGCGTACCAACCAGACCAACGTGACTCTGGCCACGGAAGTCGAGCGCTTGACCTTCACCGGCACGGGCAACTTCATCGGGCGCGGCAACGTTTCGGACAACATCATCACCAGCGGTGCGGGGAATGATCTTCTGTTCGGTGGCGCGGGTGCGGATAAATTCTTCGGCGGCGAGGGAGCCGATACCGTCAGTTACGCTGACAGCACTGCGGGTGTCACCATCAATATCCAAACCGGCATCCACACCGGCATCGCGGCAGGCGATACCTACGACAGCATCGAATCCATCACCGGTTCCAACTTCAGTGATGTATTTGTCGGTGATGCAGGCATCAACGTTTTCAATGGCGGCACCGGCATGGACATGCTGAGTTTTGCTAGCGAGAGTTCAGGCATCACGCTGGATCTGAGTGCGCCGTTGCTGACGGGAGTCGCGGCGGGTGATAGCTACACCTCCATCGAGATTTTCCAGGGGACTGCTCAGGCTGATACGTTCACTGGAAGTGCTGGGGCTGCGGAAAACTTCATCGGTGGCGGGGGGGCTGACACGCTTAATGGCTCGGGCCTTGGCGACGGTGCCTGGTACCTGACCAGCAGCGCTGGTGTGCAGATCGACCTGCTGGCAGGAACCACGTCGGGCGGTGATGCGCAAGGCGACGTGTTGGCCAATATCGATAATCTGATCGGTTCGCAGTTCAGCGACACCCTGACAGGCAATGCCAACGCCAACAAACTGGAAGGTGGGGCGGGTGACGATTTGCTCTATGGCGGCGATGGCGATGACTTTATCTATGGCGGTACCGTCACGGATACCAGCGCCCTTGCGTTGCCCCCTTCTGGCAACGAGGCCGATACGCTTTTGGGTGGCAATGGCAACGACACCATGCGCAGCAGCAACTACGACACCGGCAGTGTGCTGTACGGCGAGGCCGGCAACGACTCGTTGACAGTCACCTCTGGTATTGCCGATGGCGGCGATGGCAGCGACACCCTGACGGGGAACGGCTATGGCTATCAACTGCGAGGCGGTGCGGGTTTCGATACCTTTAATATGAATGCATCAGGTGAAGCCTATGGCGGGGAGGGTGGTGATACTTACCGAGTGCAATCATCCTCCAGTGTGCTGATCAAAGACGATGGCACTTCTGGCCGTGATTTGATACAGCTCCTGAACATCAAGTCCTACGCGGATGTGATGGTCCAGACGGATGGCACCAACGCTTTCATTTTCAATGCTGTGGAATGGAATGCAGGCCATCAGGACAATGCGGTCATTCTGGCCGACTGGTATGCCGGCTCCAACACCATTGAGTCGTTTCAGACCGCCAACGGGGATACATTCACTATTCCCGTTTAA